One window of Microscilla marina ATCC 23134 genomic DNA carries:
- a CDS encoding SPL family radical SAM protein, producing MAYTDASSILTPTKGFLSSYDYSLNPYSGCSFGCNYCYAAFFATTQQNRDNWGYWIKVKDNALQLLTKWRKKPLIDKVIYLSSVTDPYQPVERSLKLTRQLLQELLDYHQVTLLIQTRSPLVTRDIDLLQKFDKVQVNMTVTTDDETVRKAFEPLCPSNKTRLKAIAEVHQAGVESCISLTPLLPVASAHTFAQQMANTGITKYIAQNFHMGKGKFVANTREDALKMMEKMGWNDQKYRETIKILREYLPELSEGKDGFSAKKVGIN from the coding sequence GTGGCTTATACCGATGCTTCCTCTATATTGACTCCTACCAAAGGTTTTTTGTCTAGCTACGACTACAGCCTCAACCCTTATTCGGGTTGCTCGTTTGGCTGCAACTATTGCTATGCGGCCTTTTTTGCCACTACCCAACAAAACCGTGACAACTGGGGCTATTGGATCAAGGTAAAAGACAATGCTTTACAATTACTTACCAAGTGGCGTAAAAAACCCTTGATTGACAAGGTAATCTACCTAAGCAGTGTTACTGACCCCTACCAACCAGTAGAGCGTTCGCTAAAACTGACCCGCCAATTGCTACAAGAGTTACTCGATTACCATCAGGTTACGCTGCTTATCCAAACCCGGAGCCCACTGGTAACCCGTGATATAGATTTGTTACAGAAGTTCGACAAGGTGCAGGTAAATATGACCGTTACCACAGATGATGAGACGGTAAGAAAAGCATTTGAGCCTTTGTGTCCTTCTAACAAAACTCGCTTAAAAGCAATTGCTGAAGTACACCAGGCAGGGGTTGAGAGTTGTATTAGCCTGACTCCCCTATTGCCAGTAGCCAGTGCCCATACTTTTGCTCAACAAATGGCAAATACAGGAATCACCAAATACATTGCACAAAATTTTCACATGGGCAAAGGCAAGTTTGTGGCAAATACTCGCGAAGATGCACTTAAAATGATGGAAAAGATGGGTTGGAACGATCAGAAGTATCGGGAGACCATTAAAATACTTAGGGAGTATCTACCTGAACTCAGTGAGGGTAAAGATGGTTTTTCGGCAAAAAAGGTGGGAATAAATTAA